In Chloroflexota bacterium, a genomic segment contains:
- the hpt gene encoding hypoxanthine phosphoribosyltransferase: MNSKAELRVLFHRQEIEATVRRLASEISQDYRHKNPLLLGILRGSFVFLADLIRHLDFPLEVDFIGLSSYGSGTQTSGKIKVVKKLETPVRDRHVLVVEDIVDSGLTTTFLLDYLQKQKPASVKICALSDKPSRRKVPVNIDYLGFTVPNKFLVGYGLDANQQFRNLPDICYLEDKS; encoded by the coding sequence ATGAATTCCAAAGCAGAGCTCCGCGTCCTTTTCCACCGTCAGGAGATTGAGGCCACTGTCAGGCGCCTCGCTTCCGAAATAAGCCAAGATTACCGCCACAAGAACCCCCTTCTGCTGGGCATCCTCAGAGGTTCGTTTGTATTTTTAGCCGACCTTATCCGGCATCTCGATTTTCCACTTGAGGTGGATTTCATCGGTCTATCCAGCTACGGCAGCGGCACGCAGACCTCAGGCAAAATCAAAGTGGTGAAAAAGCTGGAGACTCCGGTACGGGACAGGCATGTGCTGGTCGTGGAGGACATTGTGGATTCCGGGCTCACCACCACTTTCCTCCTTGATTACCTGCAGAAACAAAAGCCAGCCTCGGTGAAAATCTGCGCTCTTTCCGACAAGCCATCACGGCGGAAGGTTCCCGTGAACATTGACTACCTCGGTTTTACCGTGCCCAACAAGTTCCTCGTCGGTTATGGACTGGACGCGAACCAGCAATTCCGCAACCTGCCCGATATCTGCTACCTGGAGGACAAATCATAA
- a CDS encoding helix-turn-helix transcriptional regulator, giving the protein MKTRIKEYRTRLNLTQERLAEMVGVRRETIIFLEQGRYNPSLRLAHNVARALQTTIEELFIFEGNERADD; this is encoded by the coding sequence ATGAAAACCAGGATTAAAGAATACCGGACAAGACTTAATTTGACCCAGGAGAGACTGGCCGAAATGGTCGGTGTCCGGCGCGAGACCATAATATTTCTGGAGCAGGGCCGGTACAATCCGTCGCTGCGACTGGCGCACAACGTAGCCCGGGCGCTACAGACCACGATTGAGGAATTGTTTATCTTCGAAGGTAACGAGCGTGCCGACGATTAG
- the ade gene encoding adenine deaminase: protein MVSRQARLIAVARGDQPADLILANARVVNTFTGEITSGNVAICGDRIAGVGDYSEAKQTVDVSGKYLAPGFIDGHVHLESSMLDIGQYAQAVIPRGTSAIVTDLHEIANVCGLEGMRYVLDCAHRLPLDLFLMAPSCVPATHLETSGASISPEEIRQILRWRETIGLGEVMNFPGVIHGDSNMLRKIALSQGKIIDGHAPGVRGKDLSAYIAAGIGSDHESVTLEEAREKLEKGMFVMIREGSSEKNLETLLPLVTDKTYKRCLFVVDDRSAYDLLHDGDIDAVVRKAIRLGLDPVRAIQLATINTAAYFRLDGLGAIAPGYFANVLVLDDLNNLRVNMVFYRGCLVAREGKPLFSLPMADKHAVTGRVNIKPVTPEKLRLPAPADELPVIEVVPGQIVTRKRYMKVKIVDGQVIPDTERDILKLVVVERHQATGNIGKGMVTGFGLKKGALASSVAHDSHNIVAVGTSDEDILAAIREVERLQGGLVAVADGKVLASLGLPIAGLLSAESLETVVTQQGKLEQIARELGARLPSPFATLSFLALPVIPELKLTDLGLVDVTEFKLIS from the coding sequence ATGGTATCCAGGCAAGCCAGGTTAATCGCGGTGGCCAGAGGAGACCAGCCAGCCGACCTCATCCTCGCCAATGCCAGGGTGGTAAACACATTTACCGGGGAAATAACATCAGGAAACGTCGCCATCTGCGGCGACCGCATTGCCGGTGTGGGGGACTACAGTGAGGCAAAGCAGACTGTAGACGTCTCCGGCAAGTACCTTGCCCCGGGCTTTATCGATGGGCACGTTCACCTGGAAAGCTCGATGCTTGATATTGGCCAGTATGCGCAGGCAGTTATACCACGGGGCACTTCGGCCATCGTCACCGACCTCCATGAAATCGCCAATGTCTGCGGCCTGGAAGGGATGCGCTATGTACTTGACTGCGCTCACAGGCTGCCTCTTGACCTGTTCCTGATGGCGCCGTCCTGCGTTCCGGCGACCCATCTTGAGACATCGGGCGCCAGCATCAGCCCCGAGGAAATTCGCCAGATACTGCGCTGGCGGGAGACCATCGGGCTGGGTGAGGTAATGAACTTCCCCGGGGTCATTCACGGTGATAGCAATATGCTGCGCAAGATTGCCCTGAGCCAGGGCAAGATTATTGATGGGCATGCACCCGGGGTCAGGGGAAAAGACCTCAGCGCCTATATCGCCGCCGGTATAGGCTCCGACCATGAATCAGTAACCCTTGAAGAGGCCAGGGAAAAGCTGGAAAAGGGCATGTTCGTTATGATACGGGAGGGCTCTTCGGAAAAGAACCTGGAGACCCTGCTGCCGCTGGTCACCGACAAGACCTATAAAAGATGCCTCTTCGTCGTTGATGACCGCAGCGCTTACGACTTGCTCCACGATGGAGATATCGATGCCGTGGTGCGCAAGGCAATTCGTCTCGGCCTTGACCCGGTGCGGGCCATCCAGCTGGCCACCATCAATACCGCGGCGTATTTTCGCCTTGATGGTCTGGGAGCAATAGCTCCCGGCTACTTCGCCAATGTGTTGGTGCTGGATGACCTGAATAACCTGCGAGTGAACATGGTCTTCTACCGCGGCTGCCTGGTCGCCAGAGAGGGAAAGCCACTATTCTCACTGCCGATGGCAGATAAACACGCGGTAACCGGAAGGGTAAACATCAAACCGGTTACCCCGGAGAAATTGAGGTTACCTGCTCCAGCAGACGAGTTGCCCGTTATTGAGGTCGTACCGGGACAGATTGTTACCCGCAAACGCTATATGAAGGTGAAAATAGTCGATGGTCAGGTTATTCCTGATACGGAAAGGGACATCCTGAAACTGGTGGTTGTGGAGAGGCACCAGGCAACCGGCAACATAGGAAAAGGAATGGTGACCGGCTTCGGGCTGAAGAAAGGAGCGCTTGCTTCCTCCGTGGCCCATGATTCGCATAACATCGTTGCCGTCGGGACGAGCGATGAAGATATACTGGCGGCGATTCGGGAGGTCGAGCGCCTGCAGGGCGGCTTGGTTGCAGTGGCGGATGGAAAGGTGCTGGCCAGCCTGGGGCTGCCCATCGCCGGACTGCTCTCCGCTGAATCTCTGGAAACCGTGGTCACCCAACAGGGAAAGCTGGAGCAGATAGCCAGGGAGCTTGGCGCCAGACTCCCTTCCCCCTTTGCCACTCTTTCCTTCCTTGCCCTGCCCGTGATTCCCGAACTCAAGCTCACCGACCTGGGACTGGTGGATGTTACTGAATTCAAGTTAATCAGTTGA
- the fabD gene encoding ACP S-malonyltransferase, whose product MVEATKAAYVFPGQGSQWAGMGHDLYQKFASSKAIFRQADEVLGFPLSKLCFEGPEEELRQTINAQPAILIVSFACLEAAREVNSGLPQARFVAGHSLGEYTALAVSGVFDFETAVYLARERGRRMHEADAVRPGSMAAVIGLEESSLLKICQQTGTCIANVNSPGQLVIGGDSDGVSQAMELAKDRGAARVIPLPVSAAFHTPLMQPVVEDMTEIISQLTFADPTIPIIANTTARPLTTAQEVKEELIQQLVNCVQWQRSVEYMIDEGVTTFLEIGPGKVLAGLIKRINREVQTINIGDAQAVSSITA is encoded by the coding sequence ATGGTCGAAGCAACCAAAGCAGCTTACGTCTTTCCCGGTCAGGGCTCGCAGTGGGCGGGGATGGGGCATGACCTGTATCAGAAATTCGCTTCATCAAAGGCTATCTTCCGTCAGGCTGATGAAGTGCTGGGATTTCCTCTCTCCAAACTCTGCTTTGAAGGGCCGGAGGAAGAACTGCGACAGACCATTAATGCCCAGCCGGCCATCCTGATTGTCAGTTTCGCCTGCCTGGAAGCTGCCCGTGAGGTGAATTCCGGTTTGCCGCAGGCCCGGTTTGTGGCCGGCCACAGCCTCGGCGAGTATACTGCCCTGGCTGTATCCGGAGTGTTTGATTTCGAGACCGCGGTCTATCTGGCAAGGGAGCGGGGTCGTCGGATGCATGAAGCCGACGCTGTGCGTCCCGGAAGCATGGCGGCGGTTATCGGCCTTGAAGAATCGTCGCTGCTTAAGATATGCCAGCAGACGGGAACCTGCATTGCGAACGTGAATTCGCCGGGTCAGCTGGTTATAGGCGGCGATAGCGATGGTGTTTCTCAGGCCATGGAACTGGCCAAAGATAGGGGAGCGGCCCGTGTGATACCGCTGCCGGTAAGCGCTGCCTTTCACACTCCATTGATGCAGCCCGTCGTTGAGGACATGACGGAGATTATTTCCCAGCTTACCTTTGCCGACCCGACTATCCCCATCATTGCCAATACCACTGCACGGCCACTGACAACGGCGCAGGAAGTTAAAGAAGAGCTTATCCAGCAGCTGGTCAACTGTGTCCAGTGGCAGCGCTCCGTGGAATATATGATTGATGAAGGAGTGACCACATTTCTTGAAATAGGACCGGGAAAGGTGCTCGCCGGCCTGATAAAGCGCATAAACCGCGAAGTCCAGACCATAAATATCGGGGATGCGCAGGCGGTAAGCAGTATTACGGCATAA
- the fabG gene encoding 3-oxoacyl-[acyl-carrier-protein] reductase, translated as MDLSGKVAIVTGGARGIGREIALRLAEAGVTVVVSDVADAEPVAEEIRKMGGQSLAVAADVTSTSDVAGLVEKATDKFGRIDILVNNAGIARDQLLMRMSDEDWEAVLNVNLKSVFLCTRAVLRQMVKQRWGRIVSISSIVGIVGNPGQANYAASKAGVIGFTKTLAREVGSRGITVNAIAPGFIATKMTEQLSEERKGEMLKRIPLGFLGTPRDVAEAVAFLASEEARYITGQVLGVDGGLGGL; from the coding sequence ATGGATTTATCGGGTAAAGTAGCCATTGTGACCGGTGGTGCCCGTGGCATCGGGAGAGAAATTGCGCTCAGGCTGGCCGAGGCTGGCGTGACCGTTGTGGTGAGCGATGTTGCCGACGCGGAACCGGTGGCTGAAGAAATAAGAAAAATGGGCGGACAGAGCCTGGCAGTCGCAGCCGATGTCACTTCCACATCCGACGTTGCCGGTCTGGTGGAAAAAGCGACTGACAAATTCGGACGGATTGATATTCTGGTGAATAACGCGGGCATCGCCCGCGACCAGCTTTTAATGCGGATGTCGGACGAAGACTGGGAAGCGGTGCTCAACGTGAACCTGAAGAGCGTTTTCCTGTGCACGCGCGCCGTACTGCGGCAAATGGTCAAGCAGAGGTGGGGTCGCATCGTCAGCATATCCAGCATCGTGGGTATTGTGGGCAATCCCGGTCAGGCGAATTATGCCGCATCCAAAGCCGGGGTAATCGGCTTCACCAAAACGCTCGCCCGTGAGGTTGGCTCGCGCGGCATTACCGTCAACGCCATTGCCCCCGGTTTCATCGCCACCAAGATGACCGAGCAATTGAGCGAGGAACGGAAAGGGGAGATGCTGAAGCGAATACCGCTCGGTTTTCTGGGCACGCCGCGCGATGTGGCCGAGGCGGTAGCGTTTCTTGCTTCAGAAGAGGCGAGATATATCACCGGGCAGGTACTGGGCGTGGATGGCGGACTGGGGGGACTGTAG
- a CDS encoding DUF177 domain-containing protein yields MEINVSQLLKEPIGSSRKNKIDETIDIADDKHDSAVSGEISLLRTQRGILVRAGLHTELEFTCSRCLSAFRYPLDISFEEEYIQTIDVNSGLPLETSGEPGSFTIDEHHIIDLREAVRQYALLLIPMKPLCREGCAGLCPECGRNLNRGPCGCPVRTVDPRWSKLMNLR; encoded by the coding sequence ATGGAGATAAATGTTTCCCAGTTGCTCAAGGAACCAATCGGGTCATCCCGTAAAAATAAAATAGACGAAACGATTGATATTGCAGACGATAAACATGACAGCGCAGTCAGCGGTGAAATCAGCTTACTCAGAACGCAGCGCGGTATTCTGGTCAGGGCAGGACTGCACACCGAGCTTGAGTTTACCTGCAGCCGCTGCCTGAGTGCGTTTCGTTATCCACTGGATATCAGTTTTGAGGAGGAATATATTCAGACTATTGATGTCAACAGCGGGCTGCCGCTTGAGACCTCCGGGGAGCCCGGTTCGTTCACCATCGATGAGCACCACATAATTGACTTGAGGGAGGCAGTTCGCCAGTACGCACTGCTGTTGATACCGATGAAGCCGCTATGTCGTGAAGGCTGCGCCGGTCTGTGCCCGGAATGCGGGCGTAATTTAAACCGGGGACCCTGTGGCTGCCCGGTGCGGACGGTTGACCCGCGATGGTCGAAATTGATGAATCTGCGTTAG
- a CDS encoding electron transfer flavoprotein subunit beta/FixA family protein, with amino-acid sequence MNIVVCLKQVPGTTQVKIDPETNTLIRQGIENIINPFDNYAIEEGVRLRERFGGKVTAISMGPSQAETALREAISLGVDEGILLSDPAFAGADTWATSYTLSAAIRKLGQIDLVICGRQTLDGDTGHVGPQLAEILDFPFVAYVSSIEEVVDGGMCVRRMIEDGYEVIESPLPAVLTVVKEINTPRLPSLRGIARSKSVVIPVWGVEEIDIDPDKVGLSGSYTQVVKIFTPQRVCQGEIFQGDLENQVDCLIGRLKDNGFV; translated from the coding sequence ATGAACATCGTCGTCTGCCTGAAGCAGGTGCCGGGTACCACGCAGGTCAAAATCGATCCCGAGACCAACACCCTTATCCGCCAGGGAATCGAAAATATCATAAATCCTTTTGATAACTATGCCATTGAGGAAGGGGTCCGGCTGAGGGAGCGATTTGGCGGCAAGGTGACCGCCATCAGCATGGGCCCATCGCAGGCGGAAACCGCCCTGAGAGAAGCCATCTCGCTTGGCGTAGATGAGGGGATTCTGTTGAGCGACCCCGCGTTTGCCGGCGCCGACACCTGGGCGACCTCCTACACGCTATCGGCGGCGATTCGCAAGCTGGGGCAGATTGACCTCGTCATCTGCGGTCGGCAGACGCTGGATGGTGATACCGGGCACGTCGGTCCACAGTTAGCCGAGATTCTGGACTTTCCGTTTGTCGCTTATGTCAGCAGCATAGAAGAGGTAGTTGATGGCGGGATGTGTGTTCGGCGCATGATTGAGGATGGATATGAGGTAATTGAAAGTCCTCTGCCCGCCGTGCTCACCGTGGTCAAGGAAATCAACACGCCACGCCTGCCCTCTCTCCGCGGCATTGCCCGGTCTAAAAGCGTTGTCATCCCGGTCTGGGGAGTTGAGGAGATAGACATAGACCCGGATAAGGTCGGCCTGTCCGGTTCTTATACGCAGGTGGTAAAGATATTTACTCCCCAACGGGTGTGCCAGGGCGAAATATTTCAAGGGGATTTGGAAAATCAGGTTGATTGCCTGATTGGGCGATTAAAGGATAACGGATTCGTATAA
- a CDS encoding phosphoribosyl transferase, whose protein sequence is MSMRFTRQEPIFENRYDAGRQLATRLTEYKNRSAVVLAIPNGGVLVGLGVALALNADFNVIISRKIPLPLSPEGGFGAVTDDGTTILNEEIAKRFNLSQQQINYQVSRVRTNIRQRSLLYHGKKPPSLVKGKTVLIVDDGLASGYTMMAAVESVRYRQPNEIIVAVPVASAAALPKVEKVANRVVACVSGFDPEFYVSDFYRYWHDPGDEEVLQCFKEWGLRHRPNLETMGENR, encoded by the coding sequence ATGAGCATGCGTTTTACCAGACAGGAACCGATTTTTGAGAACCGCTACGATGCCGGCCGGCAACTGGCGACCAGACTTACCGAGTACAAGAACCGGTCTGCGGTGGTGCTGGCGATCCCCAATGGCGGGGTGCTGGTCGGGCTGGGGGTGGCGCTGGCGCTCAATGCCGATTTTAATGTCATCATCTCGCGCAAAATCCCCCTTCCGCTCAGCCCCGAGGGCGGTTTTGGCGCCGTGACCGACGATGGCACCACCATACTCAACGAGGAAATCGCAAAACGATTTAATCTAAGCCAGCAACAGATCAACTATCAGGTGAGCCGGGTAAGAACTAACATTCGCCAGCGTAGTCTGCTTTATCATGGTAAAAAGCCTCCCTCACTGGTCAAGGGCAAAACGGTCCTCATCGTTGATGACGGGCTCGCTTCCGGTTATACCATGATGGCCGCCGTGGAATCGGTGCGGTACCGCCAGCCCAACGAGATAATCGTCGCCGTGCCGGTGGCCTCAGCCGCAGCACTGCCCAAGGTGGAGAAGGTGGCCAACAGGGTGGTGGCCTGTGTGTCTGGATTTGACCCGGAATTCTACGTCTCCGATTTCTACCGCTACTGGCATGACCCCGGCGATGAGGAAGTGCTTCAGTGTTTCAAGGAGTGGGGGCTTCGTCACCGACCGAATCTTGAGACAATGGGGGAAAATAGGTAA
- the rpmF gene encoding 50S ribosomal protein L32 yields MGALPKRKTSKARRDKRRSHMALKPPQLDYCPQCHNPKLPHHVCPNCGNYAGREVIKTSGPTPGST; encoded by the coding sequence ATGGGAGCGTTACCGAAAAGAAAGACATCTAAAGCACGCCGCGATAAAAGGCGAAGTCATATGGCATTGAAGCCCCCCCAGTTGGATTACTGCCCCCAGTGCCATAACCCGAAGCTGCCGCACCACGTTTGTCCCAACTGTGGCAACTATGCCGGCAGAGAGGTCATTAAGACATCAGGCCCTACACCAGGGTCAACATAA
- a CDS encoding helix-turn-helix domain-containing protein, giving the protein MERKNQSNSTLTVTEAARLLHIHVNTVRRWSNLGIIKSYRIGPRLDRRFWKEDITALLVELKINR; this is encoded by the coding sequence ATGGAACGTAAGAACCAATCTAACTCCACACTGACAGTGACAGAGGCAGCCCGTCTCCTCCATATCCATGTCAACACGGTGAGAAGGTGGAGCAATCTGGGAATAATAAAAAGCTACCGCATTGGTCCTCGGCTTGACCGAAGATTTTGGAAAGAAGACATTACTGCCTTACTTGTCGAGTTGAAAATAAACCGTTGA
- a CDS encoding OB-fold putative lipoprotein — protein sequence MPNCPNCGRETLRTEDWACQWCGHPLLSGAFKTVPKTYRQIQEERGYKPRPVLEDEPEPAPVAEVEAEPAPPVPEPEPEIEPETPAPPEPLAEVEAEAKAESEIEPSPELEGEPVAEEKSIAEAEPVAVAEVEAETEPAPAPDSEAEPAPEPVTEIEPEVEPAPATEPVAATALEPDASTGTIITTVEELNAAFNSDKTGTNNKLLNKILQVTGTVDKIFAKDHLDIFYILLGGAGGRVTRQVRCTFSREHGTYLSRLTDGQTATVQGTYVGYERNIILKDCSLV from the coding sequence ATGCCAAATTGTCCTAATTGTGGTCGGGAGACACTTAGAACAGAAGACTGGGCTTGCCAGTGGTGCGGTCACCCGCTGCTCTCCGGCGCTTTCAAGACGGTACCCAAGACATACCGGCAGATACAGGAAGAGAGAGGATATAAACCGAGGCCAGTCCTGGAAGATGAGCCGGAGCCCGCACCGGTTGCTGAAGTTGAAGCAGAACCAGCACCACCTGTGCCGGAACCGGAGCCAGAAATAGAGCCTGAGACACCAGCGCCCCCTGAACCGTTAGCTGAGGTTGAAGCCGAAGCTAAAGCAGAGAGCGAGATTGAACCATCGCCCGAACTGGAGGGTGAACCCGTTGCGGAAGAGAAATCAATAGCCGAAGCGGAACCGGTAGCTGTGGCCGAAGTTGAAGCTGAAACTGAACCAGCACCTGCACCCGATTCCGAGGCGGAACCAGCACCGGAGCCAGTTACCGAAATCGAGCCTGAAGTAGAGCCAGCACCTGCAACGGAACCGGTAGCTGCCACAGCCTTGGAACCCGATGCATCTACCGGTACCATAATCACAACCGTTGAAGAACTGAACGCAGCCTTCAATTCGGATAAGACAGGCACGAATAACAAATTATTGAACAAGATACTGCAAGTAACCGGAACCGTGGATAAAATATTCGCCAAAGACCACCTGGATATTTTTTACATTCTTCTGGGTGGTGCCGGAGGACGGGTAACCCGGCAGGTGCGCTGTACTTTCAGCCGCGAGCACGGTACATATTTATCGCGCCTGACCGATGGCCAAACAGCCACCGTACAGGGCACATACGTTGGCTATGAAAGGAATATTATTCTGAAAGATTGCAGTCTGGTATAG
- a CDS encoding zinc-binding dehydrogenase → MTKSHAWVFLAPEKMETEEFEIPAVAEDCALLKVEACGICGTDKHIYLGHAPKAPFPFIAGHEIIGTVEKLGGKADESMNIYNGPLKIGDRVALAPSGKVCGRCYYCRNMPHRPAFCPNRNVVYGFTPVRKEPSLWGGYAEYIYVLPGSNVFKIPEGMSLKRAILIEPLSTAIRAVERAYSPGEPFMGHGYGVGRSAMVLGAGPIGLMVVASLRYSGAGLIIVQDLLSERLDKASMLGADMLIDGRLPVEERLEKVKEATEGVGPDVVIEAAGSPHAFKEALDFARRGGKLIEVGNFTNNGPTEIIPFYICHKDLDIHGSWGYPALIFKDAISMLERTSLPVEEAVTHTFPLEELPKALEVVGARDAGKVVIAP, encoded by the coding sequence ATGACCAAAAGTCACGCCTGGGTTTTCCTTGCACCAGAGAAAATGGAAACGGAGGAGTTCGAGATACCTGCGGTGGCCGAGGACTGTGCCCTGCTGAAGGTCGAGGCCTGCGGTATCTGCGGCACCGACAAGCATATTTACCTCGGGCATGCGCCGAAAGCCCCTTTTCCCTTTATAGCCGGGCATGAAATTATCGGAACCGTCGAGAAATTAGGCGGTAAGGCCGATGAAAGCATGAACATATATAATGGGCCTTTGAAGATTGGAGATAGAGTGGCATTAGCTCCCAGCGGTAAGGTGTGTGGCCGCTGTTATTATTGCCGAAATATGCCACATCGCCCCGCATTTTGTCCCAACCGAAATGTAGTGTACGGATTTACCCCGGTCAGAAAGGAGCCAAGTTTGTGGGGAGGCTATGCCGAATATATTTATGTCCTTCCTGGCTCCAACGTATTTAAAATACCAGAGGGCATGTCTTTGAAGCGGGCAATCCTCATTGAACCGCTTAGTACTGCAATCAGAGCGGTAGAACGTGCTTACAGCCCCGGAGAACCATTCATGGGTCATGGATATGGCGTTGGGCGTAGTGCTATGGTGCTGGGTGCTGGTCCAATAGGCCTGATGGTAGTTGCGTCTCTGCGCTACAGTGGGGCTGGTCTGATTATCGTGCAGGACCTGTTATCTGAAAGGCTGGATAAGGCGAGTATGCTCGGTGCCGATATGCTCATTGATGGCAGGTTACCGGTCGAAGAGCGCTTGGAAAAGGTGAAAGAAGCTACCGAAGGAGTTGGGCCTGACGTTGTAATTGAGGCGGCTGGTAGTCCCCACGCATTTAAAGAGGCGCTCGATTTTGCCCGTCGCGGAGGCAAACTCATTGAGGTCGGTAACTTCACCAACAACGGACCAACCGAAATCATACCGTTCTATATTTGCCATAAGGACCTGGATATTCACGGGTCTTGGGGTTATCCAGCATTGATATTCAAAGATGCTATCTCCATGCTGGAAAGAACCTCACTGCCGGTTGAGGAAGCGGTAACGCACACCTTTCCACTGGAAGAGTTACCTAAAGCACTTGAGGTTGTCGGCGCCAGGGATGCCGGCAAAGTAGTCATTGCGCCCTGA
- a CDS encoding electron transfer flavoprotein subunit alpha/FixB family protein, whose protein sequence is MGEGNHQGVWVFAEQRNGEIKGVVYELLAKGRELADTLHTELSAVCFGHDIGEVDQLIAHGADRVYLVDNPALLNNQEDLLTQQLVEMIQQHRPEIVLAGATALGRALTPRVAAALPTGLSADCIDLDIDAEKGILLQTKPTFGGNIMAVITCPEARPQMATVRPHVFSRREPDGSRKGEIIKVDFNRERITSRTKLVEFVEEITETVRIEEADVVVAGGRGLEKAENFEMIKELASAMGAAVGSTRAVVDEGWIPYSHQIGQTGKTVCPRLYIAVGISGALQHVVGMQTSECIVAINNDPNAPIFEVATYGIVGDLFQVVPLLTEKLKKR, encoded by the coding sequence ATGGGAGAAGGAAACCATCAGGGAGTCTGGGTATTTGCCGAGCAGCGAAACGGCGAAATCAAGGGTGTCGTCTACGAACTTCTGGCCAAAGGCAGGGAGCTGGCAGATACATTGCATACGGAATTGAGCGCCGTCTGCTTCGGTCACGACATCGGCGAGGTTGACCAGCTTATTGCTCACGGCGCTGACAGGGTCTATCTTGTCGATAATCCGGCGCTGTTAAATAATCAGGAGGACCTCCTGACGCAGCAGCTCGTCGAAATGATTCAGCAGCACCGACCGGAGATTGTCCTGGCCGGCGCCACCGCGCTGGGACGCGCCCTAACTCCCCGGGTGGCGGCAGCGTTGCCGACGGGGCTTTCCGCAGACTGCATTGACCTTGATATCGATGCTGAGAAGGGAATTTTGCTGCAGACGAAACCGACCTTTGGCGGCAATATCATGGCCGTTATCACCTGCCCCGAGGCAAGGCCGCAGATGGCGACGGTACGGCCTCACGTCTTTTCCAGGCGTGAGCCGGATGGTAGTCGTAAAGGAGAAATAATAAAAGTAGACTTTAATCGGGAGCGCATCACCTCAAGGACAAAGCTTGTCGAGTTTGTTGAAGAAATAACGGAAACGGTGAGAATTGAGGAGGCGGATGTCGTCGTGGCTGGGGGGCGGGGTTTGGAAAAGGCGGAAAATTTCGAGATGATTAAAGAGCTGGCCTCGGCTATGGGCGCGGCGGTGGGCTCTACCCGCGCGGTGGTGGACGAGGGGTGGATCCCATATTCGCACCAGATAGGCCAGACCGGGAAAACGGTGTGCCCCAGGCTGTATATCGCCGTCGGCATTTCCGGTGCGTTGCAGCACGTGGTGGGAATGCAGACCTCGGAATGTATCGTGGCCATCAATAACGACCCCAATGCCCCCATCTTTGAGGTGGCCACCTATGGCATCGTCGGTGACCTGTTCCAGGTGGTACCGCTGCTCACCGAGAAGTTGAAGAAGCGGTAA
- a CDS encoding methyltransferase domain-containing protein has protein sequence MRGVRLYTVYFSRMKAGDRVLDVCCGTGDQAFHYARAGITATGIDLDPNMLKLARKDKRKTSNVSFQRADACYLPFKDNCFDYASISFALHEKERAARDKIIAEMKRVVRKGGALIFLDFQVPLPKKMLSYLVRVLEFFAGREHHRCFRDYLAQGGLDVLLARNQLAETRRDYLNDGLITIIKAMNS, from the coding sequence TTGCGAGGTGTCAGACTCTACACCGTATATTTTTCCAGAATGAAGGCCGGGGACAGGGTCCTGGATGTCTGCTGCGGGACCGGAGACCAGGCCTTTCATTACGCTAGGGCTGGCATCACGGCTACCGGCATTGACTTGGATCCGAATATGCTCAAATTGGCCCGGAAAGATAAAAGAAAAACAAGCAATGTCTCATTTCAGCGGGCCGATGCCTGCTATCTGCCATTCAAGGATAACTGCTTTGACTATGCTTCTATATCCTTCGCCCTGCACGAAAAAGAGAGAGCCGCCCGGGATAAAATAATTGCCGAAATGAAGAGGGTGGTCAGGAAAGGCGGCGCTTTGATTTTCCTTGATTTTCAGGTTCCACTGCCTAAAAAGATGTTATCTTATTTGGTCAGAGTTCTTGAATTTTTCGCCGGCAGAGAGCATCATCGTTGTTTCAGAGATTACCTGGCGCAGGGCGGCCTGGATGTGCTACTGGCCAGAAACCAGCTTGCCGAGACCAGAAGAGATTATCTCAACGACGGTCTCATCACTATAATCAAAGCGATGAACTCGTAG